A genomic region of Anopheles coustani chromosome 3, idAnoCousDA_361_x.2, whole genome shotgun sequence contains the following coding sequences:
- the LOC131259025 gene encoding fatty acyl-CoA reductase wat, translating to MAAGAAPTNRHGVEAETSAGSDRVLEFYRDATVLVTGGTGFLGKVLLEKILRCLCVRKVFLLIRPKNSRRPEERLQELLKDAIFDKLRQETSTERLLERLEAVEISLGASDPTGLGIDPGTEERLLQQTEVILNVLASVKFNECLSTAIGTNVGGTRRVLLLARRMHRLRSMVHVSTLYSNCDRTEIGERVYPDVRLNPDTVLQLSTVLSPEEMDGLQHCLVGALPNTYTFSKKCAETLIQQQFSDLPVGIFRPPIVLSTYREPIAGWTDNLNGPAGLCLWTVKGYVHVIWGNRHRRANLVPVDYCVNAMLVAGYDVAERWKCPRPGKPDGDRWEREQLPVPVYNYMYDRSNLTWGRYMSLVSLGFDGLLHRLWWNLSYTIVPSRALFRALSVCCHTVPARLLDVVRRLRGKSPRYGKLAAKTTRFLETMSYFGLREWTVANENVVRLRTLLSPTEAGLLEFDLSTVDWDEYFRAYIPGVRRYVLGEPKPPTARWSARWSRRIHFLCRLLHKLLWILLCLKLGHRLYVVRHLFGILIS from the exons ATGGCCGCCGGAGCTGCCCCAACGAATCGGCACGGTGTCGAAGCGGAAACGTCCGCAGGCTCGGATCGAGTGTTGGAGTTTTACCGCGATGCAACGGTGCTGGTGACGGGTGGAACGGGCTTCCTCGGGAAAGTGCTGCTGGAGAAAATTCTACGGTGTTTGTGCGTGCGAAAGGTGTTTCTGCTCATCCGGCCCAAGAACTCCCGCAGGCCGGAGGAACGTCTGCAGGAGCTGCTGAAGGATGCG ATTTTCGATAAGCTTCGCCAGGAAACGTCGACCGAGCGACTGCTGGAGCGCCTTGAAGCGGTCGAGATTTCGCTCGGTGCATCCGATCCGACCGGACTGGGGATCGACCCGGGCACCGAGGAGCGCCTGCTGCAGCAAACGGAAGTCATCCTCAACGTGCTGGCTTCGGTGAAGTTCAACGAGTGCCTCAGCACGGCCATCGGCACGAACGTCGGCGGAACGAGGCGAGTGTTGCTGTTGGCGCGCCGAATGCATCGTTTGCGATCGATGGTGCACGTGTCCACGCTCTACTCGAACTGCGACCGGACGGAAATCGGCGAGCGGGTGTACCCGGACGTCCGGCTGAATCCCGACACGGTCCTACAG CTTTCAACAGTGCTGTCGCCGGAAGAGATGGATGGCCTGCAGCACTGCCTGGTTGGGGCGCTGCCCAACACGTACACGTTCAGCAAAAAGTGCGCGGAGACGCTGATCCAGCAGCAATTTTCCGACCTGCCCGTCGGGATTTTCCGACCACCGATCG TTCTCTCCACCTACCGGGAACCGATCGCCGGTTGGACGGACAACCTGAACGGACCGGCCGGGCTGTGCCTGTGGACGGTCAAAGGGTACGTGCATGTGATTTGGGGCAATCGGCACCGACGAGCCAACCTGGTGCCGGTGGACTACTGCGTCAATGCAATGCTGGTCGCTGGCTACGACGTGGCGGAACGGTGGAAGTGCCCAAGGCCCGGGAAACCCGACGGTGACCGCTGGGAACGGGAGCAGCTGCCGGTGCCCGTCTACAACTATATGTACGACCGGTCGAACCTGACCTGGGGCCGCTATATGAGCCTGGTGTCGCTGGGATTCGACGGACTGCTGCATCGCTTGTGGTG GAACCTCTCGTACACGATCGTCCCGAGTCGCGCCCTCTTCCGGGCGCTGTCCGTGTGCTGTCACACCGTGCCGGCCCGGCTACTCGACGTCGTCCGCCGGCTTCGCGGGAAAAGCCCTCG GTACGGGAAGCTGGCGGCGAAGACGACCCGGTTCCTGGAAACGATGTCCTATTTCGGGCTGCGCGAGTGGACCGTGGCGAACGAGAATGTGGTCCGGCTGCGGACGCTCCTCAGCCCGACCGAAGCCGGCCTGCTCGAGTTCGATCTGTCCACCGTCGACTGGGACGAGTACTTCCGGGCGTACATTCCCGGCGTACGGCGGTACGTCCTCGGCGAGCCGAAGCCACCGACCGCACGCTGGAGCGCGCGCTGGAGTCGAAG GATACACTTTCTCTGCCGGCTGCTGCACAAACTACTCTGGATCCTGCTCTGCCTGAAGCTCGGCCATCGTCTGTACGTGGTGCGACATTTATTTGGTATTCTTATTTCCTAA
- the LOC131272699 gene encoding RYamide receptor-like, which produces MQATDIIAYHSGNNYTLNQTDVRIVLEDESLYKVPVGLLVLLSVFYGTISILAVIGNSLVIWIVVTTKQMQTITNMFIANLALADVTIGVFAIPFQFQAALLQRWNLPEFMCPFCPFVQLISVNVSVFTLTAIAVDRHRAIINPLRARTSKNISKFVISAIWIMSFALAAPILFTLRVRPTYYIVMSGMNETYTNVTVPFCKVVNFEMAEILLYRYVLVLVQYFIPLFVISFVYIQMALRLWGSKTPGNAQDSRDITMLKNKKKVIKMLIIVVALFGVCWFPLQLYNILHVTWSEIDDYRYINIIWFVCDWLAMSNSCYNPFIYGIYNEKFKREFRKRYPFKRDATFNHNHDDKTSSIFTRVSSIRSSYATSSIRNKLSTNRYSGSGKQLPAQFKFLPPPNANHYHQNPLQELAVGRPGVPKGGTTSSVSGHPAIATTTFDRALGWEPTRRHEVDHKDQQRDGNVAGTDEEDDFQQRNYAPSNGEQSLRERTPLRSSGKTNGQRGVASSFHERVALNHPHPDSGGESLDDEAKPTPATTHLYCNDLDDELDRPYD; this is translated from the exons ATGCAAGCAACCGACATCATCGCTTATCACAGCGGGAACAACTACACACTCAACCAGACGGATGTAAGGATCGTGCTGGAAGATG AGAGTCTGTACAAGGTGCCGGTCgggctgctggtgctgctgtcgGTGTTCTACGGCACGATCAGCATCCTGGCGGTGATCGGCAACTCGCTGGTGATCTGGATCGTCGTCACCACCAAGCAGATGCAGACGATCACGAACATGTTCATCGCCAACCTGGCGCTGGCGGACGTCACGATCGGCGTGTTCGCCATCCCGTTCCAGTTCCAGGCGGCCCTGCTCCAGCGCTGGAACCTGCCCGAGTTCATGTGCCCCTTCTGCCCGTTCGTGCAGCTGATCAGCGTCAACGTGTCGGTGTTCACGCTCACGGCCATCGCCGTCGATCGCCACCGGGCCATCATCAACCCGCTAAG GGCGCGCACGTCCAAGAACATCTCCAAGTTCGTCATCAGTGCCATCTGGATCATGTCGTTCGCGCTGGCCGCTCCGATCCTGTTCACGCTTCGTGTTCGCCCGACTTACTACATCGTAATGA GCGGCATGAACGAAACCTACACCAACGTGACGGTGCCATTCTGCAAGGTCGTTAACTTCGAGATGGCGGAGATTCTCCTCTACCGCTacgtgctggtgctggtgcagTACTTTATCCCGCTGTTCGTCATCAGCTTCGTCTACATCCAGATGGCCTTGCGGCTGTGGGGCTCGAAGACGCCCGGCAACGCGCAGGACTCGCGCGACATAACCATGCtgaagaacaagaagaag GTTATTAAAATGCTGATCATTGTGGTGGCGCTGTTCGGTGTCTGCTGGTTTCCGCTGCAGCTCTACAACATCCTGCACGTGACGTGGTCGGAAATCGACGA TTATCGCTATATCAACATCATTTGGTTCGTGTGCGATTGGCTGGCGATGAGCAACAGCTGCTACAATCCGTTTATCTACGGCATTTATAAT GAAAAGTTCAAGCGTGAGTTCCGCAAGCGGTACCCATTCAAGCGGGACGCCACCTTCAACCACAACCACGACGACAAAACGTCGTCGATTTTTACGCGCGTCAGCTCGATCCGCTCGAGCTACGCGACCTCGTCGATCCGGAACAAGCTGAGCACCAACCGGTACTCGGGCTCCGGCAAGCAACTCCCGGCTCAGTTCAAGTTCCTGCCACCGCCCaacgccaaccactaccatcAGAACCCGCTCCAGGAGCTAGCGGTGGGACGGCCGGGCGTCCCGAAGGGTGGAACGACTTCGAGCGTGAGCGGACATCCGGCCATCGCCACGACGACCTTCGACAGAGCGCTCGGCTGGGAACCGACCCGTCGGCACGAGGTGGACCACAAGGATCAGCAACGGGACGGGAACGTGGCTGGCACGGACGAGGAGGATGACTTCCAGCAGCGCAACTACGCGCCATCCAACGGTGAGCAGAGCCTCCGCGAACGGACTCCTCTGCGGTCGAGTGGCAAAACGAACGGACAACGGGGGGTTGCGTCTTCCTTCCATGAACGGGTCGCCCTGAACCACCCACATCCGGACAGCGGGGGCGAGAGTTTGGACGACGAGGCGAAACCGACTCCGGCCACGACGCACCTCTACTGCAACGATCTCGACGATGAGCTCGACCGTCCGTACGACTAA
- the LOC131259386 gene encoding prisilkin-39-like: MISTGILFKMLLLTSILAQMAHALPQRIRREASKPLFADPLVADGKGEGAADATSSSSELVRTTQGSARTQRSYYGGGSSERLFDLGLLGKPYYSGNRGYYPSGGYYPQGGYYPQGGYYPQGGYYPQSGYPSSGYYPGTNTLGVGSYGGGSGVYGGYGGYGGFGGNGGLQSYYGYNNDNYYGNRNLGYGYYGGSSPSTYVGSTLVSGFRGYN; this comes from the exons atgatttccaCCGGCATACTCTTTAAG atgctgctgctgacctCAATTCTGGCGCAGATGGCGCACGCCCTGCCGCAGCGTATCCGTCGCGAAGCTTCCAAACCATTGTTTGCGGACCCGCTGGTGGCGGACGGCAAGGGGGAAGGGGCCGCAGATGCGACCAGCAGCTCCAGCGAGCTGGTCCGGACGACGCAGGGTTCGGCGAGGACGCAGCGGAGTTACTACGGCGGTGGTTCCAGCGAGCGCC TGTTCGATCTAGGTCTGCTGGGCAAACCGTACTATTCGGGTAACCGGGGATACTATCCGTCGGGGGGTTACTACCCACAGGGAGGCTACTATCCACAGGGAGGCTACTACCCACAGGGAGGCTATTATCCG CAATCGGGATATCCCAGCTCCGGCTACTACCCGGGCACCAACACCCTTGGAGTTGGATCCTACGGAGGCGGTTCCGGAGTCTACGGTGGCTATGGAGGCTACGGCGGATTCGGAGGTAACGGAGGGCTGCAGTCCTACTATGGCTACAACAATGACAACTACTATGGCAACCGCAACCTGGGCTACGGCTACTACGGTGGCTCTTCACCGTCCACCTACGTAGGCTCCACCCTGGTCTCCGGTTTCCGTGGTTACAACTAA
- the LOC131258954 gene encoding proton-associated sugar transporter A-like: MEDTKVAVAGAPSDEDVLEGMLSRRFLYAQRVLGSSTYHHTFRTKTRWELVRLSLLIVGIECTYATETAFVAPILLAIGLPHTIMTMMWAMPPIVGVLFVPIVASASDRLRASWGRRRPVLLALGIAMLLGMMLLPHGRAVGEAIGLRSVAWVATLTTIGLTTTDFSAEASNGLCRTYAMEVCTIRDQARVLSTMMLIGGLGGAMGYLFGSVDWMSLPIGSYFDSNESAVFSANWLVLLVGLLSTLTSFPEIPLPVQERDELLRPVTHRMLQNELKRLRGDAHDTQTELAESIGFRQFLRNTVRMPRSMKILCATQFLSHMGYLPYCLYFTDFVASAVYGGDSQAPKNSAELARYDEGIRFACFGMALFAAGASLYSLVIERLIERLGARPVYVGGLMAHCVGMLAMGLLHHRAVVLLCCCLTGIMYATIYSIPFLLISHYHSKNSFAMVDGKCVESTEPRGFGADVSMMSSVLCLAQLIVSLVMGALIDAAGTTTVIIVAACGCSLLAACSALTVLYMDL; this comes from the exons ATGGAGGACACGAAGGTCGCTGTGGCGGGTGCACCGTCGGACGAGGATGTGCTGGAAGGTATGCTGAGCCGGCGGTTCCTGTACGCGCAGAGAGTGCTGGGGAGCAGCACCTACCATCATACGTTCAG GACGAAAACGCGCTGGGAGCTGGTGCGGCTGTCGCTGCTGATCGTCGGCATCGAGTGCACTTATGCGACGGAGACGGCGTTTGTGGCTCCGATCCTGCTCGCCATCGGCCTGCCGCACACCATCATGACGATGATGTGGGCGATGCCACCGATCGTTGGCGTGCTGTTCGTGCCGATTGTGGCCTCAGCCAGTGACCGTTTGCGCGCGTCCTGGGGTCGTCGACGGCCCGTCCTGCTCGCCCTCGGCATTGCGATGCTGCTCGGCATGATGCTGCTGCCACATGGGCGGGCGGTCGGTGAAGCGATCGGGCTGAGGAGCGTGGCCTGGGTGGCAACGCTGACCACCATCGGGCTGACGACGACCGACTTCTCGGCCGAAGCATCGAATGGCCTCTGCCGGACGTACGCGATGGAGGTGTGCACGATCCGCGACCAGGCGCGCGTCCTCAGCACGATGATGCTGATCGGAGGACTCGGCGGCGCGATGGGCTACCTGTTCGGGTCGGTCGACTGGATGTCGCTGCCCATCGGGAGCTACTTCGACAGCAACGAGTCGGCCGTCTTCAGCGCCAACTGGCTCGTGCTGCTGGTCGGGCTGCTCAGTACGCTCACCAGCTTCCCGGAGATCCCGCTTCCGGTGCAGGAACGGGACGAGCTGCTCCGACCGGTTACACACCGGATGCTGCAGAACGAGCTGAAGCGACTCCGAGGCGACGCACACGACACGCAGACCGAGCTCGCGGAGTCGATCGGCTTCCGGCAGTTCCTGCGCAACACCGTGCGTATGCCCCGCTCCATGAAGATCCTCTGCGCCACCCAGTTCCTGTCGCACATGGGCTACCTGCCCTACTGCCTGTACTTCACCGATTTCGTCGCGTCGGCCGTGTACGGCGGGGACTCGCAG GCACCGAAGAACTCCGCCGAGCTGGCGCGCTACGACGAAGGGATACGGTTCGCGTGCTTCGGGATGGCGCTGTTCGCCGCCGGAGCCTCGCTCTACTCGCTCGTAATTGAGCGGCTGATCGAGCGGCTCGGGGCACGACCCGTCTACGTCGGCGGGCTGATGGCACACTGCGTCGGCATGCTGGCGATGggcctcctccaccaccgtgCCGTCGTCCTGCTGTGCTGCTGCCTCACTGGCATCATGTACGCTACCATCTACTCCATCCCATTCCTGCTGATTTCGCACTACCACTCGAAGAACTCG TTTGCGATGGTCGACGGGAAGTGTGTGGAGAGCACCGAGCCGCGTGGTTTCGGCGCAGATGTTTCGATGATGAGCAGCGTCCTGTGTCTCGCCCAG CTAATCGTCTCGCTCGTGATGGGGGCGCTGATCGACGCGGCCGGCACGACGACGGTTATCATCGTGGCCGCCTGTGGATGCAGCCTGCTGGCCGCCTGCTCCGCCCTGACCGTCCTGTACATGGACCTGTGA